Proteins encoded in a region of the Pigmentiphaga litoralis genome:
- a CDS encoding HpcH/HpaI aldolase/citrate lyase family protein encodes MTHPSQVLHESGRQPVVLPVCDHYAGSEKLMTKSLALQAEAGPVFDVTLDCEDGAAVGREAEHAEMAARLAASDANRHGRVGARVHDVHHKAFINDLETLIGIAGHKLAYITVPKLNSAHDAANAVEAIERISNEAGLTRPLSVHVLIETHGALREVFRIAAHPRIECISFGLMDFVSSHRGAIPADALTAQGQFDHPLIARAKLEISAACHAYGKVPSHNVVTELDSPDVLSRAATRASREFAYTRMWSIHPAQINPIVAALSPSADDIRNAERILMAAQDADWGPIRDDDGSGKGRLHDRASYRYYWDVLRRAHATGANLSPAATQRFFS; translated from the coding sequence ATGACGCATCCCTCACAGGTGCTGCATGAATCCGGCCGGCAGCCTGTCGTGCTGCCGGTCTGCGATCACTATGCAGGCTCCGAAAAACTGATGACCAAAAGCCTCGCGCTGCAAGCCGAGGCCGGACCGGTCTTCGATGTCACCCTCGACTGTGAGGATGGGGCTGCCGTCGGACGGGAAGCCGAGCATGCCGAAATGGCTGCCCGGCTTGCCGCCAGCGACGCGAACCGGCACGGCCGTGTCGGCGCCCGCGTCCACGACGTGCATCACAAGGCATTCATCAACGATCTCGAAACCTTGATCGGGATCGCAGGCCACAAGCTGGCCTACATTACCGTACCCAAACTCAATTCCGCCCACGACGCCGCCAACGCCGTCGAGGCTATCGAACGCATTTCGAACGAAGCGGGCCTGACACGGCCGCTGTCCGTGCATGTGCTGATCGAAACCCATGGCGCGCTGCGCGAAGTGTTCCGTATCGCCGCGCACCCGCGGATCGAGTGCATTTCGTTCGGACTGATGGATTTCGTGTCGTCGCATCGCGGCGCGATTCCGGCCGACGCGCTGACGGCGCAAGGCCAGTTCGACCATCCCCTGATCGCGCGCGCCAAGCTGGAAATCAGCGCGGCCTGTCATGCGTATGGCAAGGTGCCGTCGCATAATGTCGTGACCGAACTCGATTCGCCCGACGTGCTGTCGCGCGCCGCGACCCGGGCCAGCCGCGAATTTGCCTATACGCGGATGTGGAGCATCCACCCCGCGCAGATCAACCCTATCGTGGCGGCGCTGTCGCCCAGCGCCGACGACATCCGGAATGCCGAACGCATCCTCATGGCCGCGCAGGACGCCGACTGGGGGCCGATCCGCGACGACGACGGATCGGGCAAGGGCCGGCTGCACGATCGGGCCAGCTATCGCTATTACTGGGACGT
- a CDS encoding malate dehydrogenase, with protein MTKPAMRVAVTGAAGQIGYALLFRIASGEMLGKDQPVILQLLEIPDEKAQKALKGVIMELEDCAFPLLEGVTAHSDPMTAFKDADVALLVGARPRGPGMERKDLLTVNAQIFTAQGKALNAVASRNVKVLVVGNPANTNAYIAMKSAPDLPARNFTAMLRLDHNRALSQLAARTNVAVGDIEKLIVWGNHSPTMYPDYRFATLAGKPALSVLNDDAWNRDTFIPTVGKRGAAIIDARGLSSAASAANAAIDHVRDWVLGSNGKWVTMGVPSDGSYGVPEGVIFGVPVITKNGEYSVVKDLEIDAFSRERIEFTLKELMEERDGVKHLLG; from the coding sequence ATGACTAAGCCCGCAATGCGCGTTGCCGTGACCGGCGCTGCCGGACAAATCGGCTACGCCCTCCTGTTCCGCATCGCTTCCGGCGAAATGCTCGGCAAGGACCAGCCCGTTATCCTGCAATTGCTCGAGATCCCTGACGAAAAAGCACAGAAGGCGCTGAAGGGCGTCATCATGGAACTCGAAGATTGCGCGTTCCCGCTGCTCGAAGGCGTGACGGCGCACAGCGATCCGATGACCGCGTTCAAGGACGCCGACGTCGCACTGCTGGTGGGCGCCCGCCCGCGTGGCCCGGGAATGGAACGCAAGGACCTGCTGACCGTGAACGCGCAGATCTTCACGGCGCAAGGCAAGGCACTGAATGCCGTCGCCAGCCGCAACGTGAAGGTGCTGGTCGTGGGCAATCCCGCGAACACCAACGCCTACATCGCCATGAAGTCGGCGCCGGACCTGCCTGCGCGCAACTTCACCGCGATGCTGCGCCTGGATCACAACCGCGCCCTGTCGCAACTGGCTGCCCGTACCAACGTGGCCGTCGGCGACATCGAAAAGCTGATCGTCTGGGGCAACCACTCGCCCACGATGTACCCCGACTACCGTTTCGCCACCCTGGCCGGCAAGCCCGCCCTGTCGGTGCTGAACGATGACGCATGGAACCGCGACACCTTCATCCCGACCGTCGGCAAGCGCGGCGCGGCGATCATCGACGCGCGCGGCCTGTCGTCGGCAGCCTCGGCCGCCAACGCCGCCATCGACCACGTGCGTGACTGGGTTCTGGGCAGCAACGGCAAGTGGGTCACGATGGGTGTTCCGTCGGACGGCTCGTATGGTGTGCCGGAAGGCGTGATCTTCGGCGTGCCGGTCATCACCAAGAACGGCGAATACTCGGTCGTGAAAGACCTGGAAATCGACGCCTTCTCGCGCGAACGCATTGAGTTCACGCTGAAGGAACTGATGGAAGAGCGCGACGGCGTCAAGCATCTGCTCGGCTAA
- a CDS encoding GntR family transcriptional regulator, whose translation MSITPATPAARPASEPATAAPPAASVAASAAGTPAPGAAFSPLYRQIKGLIVQSLDRGEWKPGEAIPSELDLASRFKVSQGTVRKAIDELAAENLLLRRQGKGTFVATHHEDRVRFRFLRMTPDDGEPVQSDSRFLECRRMRAPSEVARTLDLRGGDSVVQIRRVLSFDSVPAVIEEIFLPGAQFRGLTAERLAEYTGPMYGLFETEFGVRMIRADEKIRAVAAADSDAALLKVAAGAPLLQIERVSFTYEDRPVEMRRGLYLTTHYHYRNSLS comes from the coding sequence ATGTCGATAACCCCTGCCACGCCTGCTGCGCGCCCGGCCTCCGAGCCTGCGACCGCGGCGCCGCCTGCCGCGTCCGTCGCGGCATCCGCCGCCGGCACGCCCGCCCCCGGCGCGGCGTTCAGCCCGCTCTACCGGCAGATCAAGGGTCTTATCGTGCAAAGCCTGGACCGCGGCGAATGGAAGCCGGGCGAAGCCATTCCGAGCGAACTCGACCTGGCGTCGCGCTTCAAGGTCAGCCAGGGCACGGTGCGCAAGGCCATCGACGAGCTGGCAGCCGAAAACCTGCTGCTGCGCCGCCAGGGCAAGGGCACCTTCGTCGCCACCCATCATGAAGACCGTGTGCGCTTCCGCTTCCTGCGGATGACGCCCGACGATGGTGAACCCGTCCAGTCCGACAGCCGTTTCCTTGAATGCCGCCGCATGCGTGCGCCGTCCGAAGTCGCGCGTACGCTCGACCTGCGAGGCGGCGACAGCGTCGTCCAGATCCGCCGCGTGCTGTCGTTCGACAGCGTGCCGGCCGTGATCGAAGAAATCTTTTTGCCAGGCGCGCAATTTCGCGGGCTGACCGCTGAACGTCTGGCTGAGTACACGGGTCCCATGTATGGCCTGTTTGAAACCGAATTCGGCGTGCGCATGATTCGCGCCGATGAAAAGATCCGCGCGGTGGCTGCCGCGGACAGCGACGCCGCGCTGTTGAAAGTCGCGGCCGGCGCGCCGTTGCTGCAAATCGAACGGGTGTCGTTTACCTACGAAGACCGGCCTGTCGAGATGCGTCGCGGCCTGTATCTGACGACGCATTACCACTACAGAAACAGCCTAAGTTGA
- the sdhC gene encoding succinate dehydrogenase, cytochrome b556 subunit — translation MSDSAAKPRPQFRNLTFGQLATYRLPLAGKLSILHRITGFLLFLALPLILLPFFERSLISEIGFADFAEFATNPIVKVVLLILIWAYLHHFCAGIRYLLLDVHIGLEKASAARSAAIVFAVSLLLTAVFGLKLFGVF, via the coding sequence ATGTCCGACTCTGCAGCAAAACCCCGCCCGCAGTTCCGCAATCTAACGTTTGGTCAGCTGGCCACCTACCGTCTGCCCCTGGCAGGCAAGCTGTCCATCCTGCACCGCATTACGGGCTTTCTCCTGTTCCTGGCGCTGCCGCTGATCCTGCTGCCGTTCTTTGAACGCAGCCTGATCTCCGAAATCGGCTTTGCCGACTTCGCCGAGTTCGCGACCAACCCGATCGTCAAGGTCGTGTTGCTGATCCTGATCTGGGCCTACCTGCATCATTTCTGTGCGGGCATCCGGTACCTGCTGCTCGACGTGCATATCGGCCTTGAAAAGGCATCCGCCGCACGTAGCGCCGCCATCGTTTTCGCCGTCAGCCTGCTGCTGACTGCTGTGTTTGGTCTCAAATTGTTCGGAGTGTTCTGA
- the sdhD gene encoding succinate dehydrogenase, hydrophobic membrane anchor protein: protein MAASENIGRKRLVVGAHYGIKEWIIQRVTAVVMVIYTLVLGIGTLMMPAFTYENWVHLFNFEVLHFPLGKVLAMLTFLSLFYHVWIGMRDIWMDYVRHAGLRLTLQAFTVLWLVGSAVYAAQILWRI, encoded by the coding sequence ATGGCTGCCTCGGAAAATATCGGTCGCAAACGCCTGGTCGTCGGCGCGCACTATGGCATCAAGGAATGGATCATCCAGCGCGTGACTGCGGTTGTGATGGTCATCTACACGCTGGTGCTGGGGATCGGCACGCTGATGATGCCGGCGTTCACCTACGAAAACTGGGTGCACCTGTTCAATTTTGAAGTCTTGCATTTCCCGCTGGGCAAAGTGCTCGCCATGCTGACCTTCCTGTCGCTGTTCTACCATGTCTGGATTGGCATGCGGGACATTTGGATGGACTATGTGCGGCACGCTGGCCTGCGTCTGACCTTGCAGGCATTTACCGTTCTGTGGCTGGTCGGCTCTGCCGTCTACGCAGCACAAATTCTCTGGAGAATCTGA
- the sdhA gene encoding succinate dehydrogenase flavoprotein subunit has protein sequence MVAVNSTLPRRQFDVVVVGAGGSGMRCSLQLAQAGLSVAVFSKVFPTRSHTVAAQGGIGASLGNMSEDNWFWHMFDTVKGSDWLGDQDAIEFMCREAPNAVYELEHFGMPFDRNADGTIYQRPFGGHTANFGEKPVQRACAAADRTGHALLHTLYQRNVAARTQFFVEWMALDLIRDSEGDVVGITALEMETGEIYIFEAKTTVFATGGAGRIWAASTNAFINTGDGLGMAARAGLPLEDMEFWQFHPTGVAGAGVLITEGVRGEGGILLNKDGERFMERYAPTLKDLAPRDFVSRSMDQEIKEGRGAGPDGSYVLLKLDHLGADVIHKRLPSIAEIALKFANVDPTKEPIPVVPTIHYQMGGIPTNVFGQVVVPKDGNPNTIVNGLYAIGECACVSVHGANRLGTNSLLDLVVFGRASGNHIVSQNLKSRSHKPLPADGTDATLSRVAAIEGRATGERVQHVANDIRNSMQHHCGVFRTQELLDEGVVQINELAERAKSVALKDRSKVFNTARVEALELDNLIEVAKATIVSAAARNESRGAHAHRDFPERNDQDWLRHSLFYSEGNRLDYKPVNLKPMTVESFPPKARTF, from the coding sequence GTGGTCGCTGTCAATTCAACCCTTCCGCGCCGCCAGTTCGATGTGGTGGTAGTCGGAGCCGGTGGGTCCGGCATGCGTTGCTCCCTGCAACTGGCGCAGGCTGGCCTTAGCGTGGCCGTGTTCTCCAAAGTGTTCCCCACCCGCTCCCATACCGTGGCGGCCCAGGGCGGTATCGGCGCCTCGCTCGGCAACATGAGCGAAGACAACTGGTTCTGGCACATGTTCGATACCGTCAAGGGTTCCGACTGGCTCGGCGACCAGGACGCGATCGAATTCATGTGCCGCGAAGCGCCAAATGCCGTGTACGAACTCGAACACTTCGGCATGCCGTTCGACCGCAACGCCGACGGCACCATCTATCAGCGTCCGTTCGGCGGCCACACCGCCAACTTCGGTGAAAAGCCCGTGCAGCGTGCCTGTGCCGCGGCCGACCGTACCGGCCACGCGCTGCTCCACACGCTGTATCAGCGCAACGTGGCCGCACGCACCCAGTTCTTTGTCGAATGGATGGCGCTGGACCTGATCCGCGACTCCGAAGGCGACGTGGTCGGTATCACCGCGCTGGAAATGGAAACGGGCGAGATCTACATTTTTGAAGCCAAGACGACCGTGTTCGCCACGGGCGGCGCCGGCCGGATCTGGGCTGCGTCCACCAACGCCTTCATCAACACCGGTGACGGCCTGGGCATGGCGGCTCGTGCGGGCCTGCCGCTCGAAGACATGGAATTCTGGCAATTCCACCCGACCGGCGTGGCCGGCGCGGGCGTGCTGATCACCGAAGGCGTGCGGGGCGAGGGCGGTATCCTGCTCAACAAGGACGGCGAACGTTTCATGGAACGTTACGCGCCTACCCTGAAAGACCTGGCGCCGCGTGACTTCGTGTCGCGCTCCATGGACCAGGAAATCAAGGAAGGCCGCGGTGCGGGTCCTGACGGCAGCTACGTGTTGCTCAAGCTCGACCACCTGGGCGCCGACGTGATCCACAAGCGTCTGCCGTCGATCGCCGAAATCGCGCTCAAGTTCGCGAACGTCGACCCGACCAAGGAACCGATTCCCGTGGTCCCGACCATCCACTACCAGATGGGCGGTATCCCGACGAACGTGTTCGGCCAGGTCGTGGTGCCGAAGGACGGCAACCCGAACACCATCGTCAACGGCCTGTACGCGATCGGCGAATGCGCCTGCGTGTCGGTGCACGGCGCGAACCGCCTGGGCACGAACTCGCTGCTGGACCTGGTCGTGTTTGGCCGCGCGTCGGGCAACCACATCGTGTCGCAGAACCTGAAAAGCCGCAGCCACAAGCCGCTGCCGGCCGACGGCACCGACGCAACGCTGTCGCGCGTGGCGGCGATCGAAGGCCGTGCAACGGGCGAACGTGTCCAGCATGTGGCCAACGACATCCGCAACTCGATGCAGCATCACTGCGGCGTGTTCCGTACGCAGGAATTGCTCGACGAAGGCGTCGTCCAGATCAACGAACTGGCCGAACGCGCCAAGTCGGTGGCCCTGAAAGACCGTTCGAAGGTGTTCAACACCGCACGCGTCGAAGCGCTGGAACTGGACAACCTGATCGAAGTGGCCAAGGCGACCATCGTGTCGGCGGCTGCGCGTAACGAAAGCCGCGGCGCCCATGCGCACCGCGACTTCCCGGAACGCAACGACCAGGATTGGCTGCGCCACTCGCTGTTCTATTCGGAAGGCAACCGCCTGGACTACAAGCCGGTCAACCTGAAGCCGATGACGGTGGAAAGCTTCCCGCCCAAGGCCCGGACGTTCTAA
- a CDS encoding succinate dehydrogenase iron-sulfur subunit, with the protein MSAKRIVKFEIYRYDPDKDERPYMEKLEVELEPTDKMLLDALVRIKNDGDDSLSFRRSCREGVCGSDAMNINGKNGLACTTNLRELKQPIVLKPLPGLPVIRDLIVDMTHFFNQYHSVKPYLINTSPAPEKERLQSPEAREELDGLYECILCACCSTSCPSFWWNPDKFVGPAGLLQAYRFLADTRDEATGERLDNLEDPYRLFRCHTIMNCVDVCPKGLNPTRAIGKIKDLLVRRAV; encoded by the coding sequence ATGAGTGCCAAGCGAATCGTTAAGTTTGAAATCTACCGGTACGATCCGGACAAGGACGAGCGTCCTTACATGGAAAAGCTCGAAGTCGAACTCGAGCCGACCGACAAGATGTTGCTGGATGCGCTGGTGCGCATCAAGAACGATGGCGATGACAGCCTGTCGTTCCGCCGTTCGTGCCGCGAAGGCGTGTGCGGTTCCGACGCCATGAACATCAATGGCAAGAACGGTCTGGCCTGCACGACCAACCTGCGCGAACTGAAGCAGCCTATCGTGCTGAAGCCGCTTCCAGGTCTGCCAGTCATCCGCGACCTGATCGTGGACATGACGCACTTCTTCAACCAGTACCACTCGGTCAAGCCTTACCTGATCAACACGTCGCCGGCCCCTGAAAAGGAGCGCCTGCAGTCGCCTGAAGCGCGTGAAGAACTGGACGGCCTGTACGAGTGCATCCTGTGCGCGTGCTGCTCGACATCGTGCCCGTCCTTCTGGTGGAATCCTGACAAGTTCGTCGGTCCGGCAGGTCTGCTGCAGGCCTACCGTTTCCTGGCCGACACGCGCGACGAAGCGACCGGGGAACGTCTGGACAACCTGGAAGATCCGTACCGTCTGTTCCGCTGCCACACCATCATGAACTGCGTCGACGTCTGTCCCAAGGGCCTGAACCCGACTCGGGCAATCGGCAAGATCAAGGACCTGCTGGTTCGGCGCGCGGTGTAA
- a CDS encoding FAD assembly factor SdhE, translating to MAIQLSPHDRARLRWRARRGLLENDLILTRFLDAHEETLTDVDVALLTELLEATDNELMDYLLGRKEPEGDLATPAMLDLIKRLREV from the coding sequence GTGGCGATTCAACTGTCTCCGCACGACAGGGCAAGGCTGCGCTGGCGGGCCCGGCGCGGCCTGCTGGAAAATGATTTGATTCTTACCCGGTTCCTCGATGCCCACGAAGAGACGCTGACCGACGTCGACGTCGCGCTGCTGACCGAGTTGCTCGAGGCAACCGATAATGAGTTGATGGACTACCTCCTGGGCCGAAAAGAGCCCGAAGGCGATCTGGCCACGCCGGCCATGCTGGACTTGATCAAGCGGTTGCGCGAGGTCTGA
- a CDS encoding citrate synthase yields MKLSDKKATLSFSDGSQGAEFPVYQGTVGPDVVDIRKLYAQTGMFTFDPGFMSTASCSSSITYIDGDKGELLYRGYPIEQLAVKCDFLEVCHLIMKGDLPDEKEKADFDHLVTHHTMVNEQLQTFLKGFRRDAHPMAVLTGLVGALSAFYHDSLDITKKEHRDISSIRLIAKMPTLIAMAYKYSVGQPFIYPQNNLSYTANFLRMMFGNPCEEYVVNEVVERALDRIFILHAEHEQNASTSTVRLCGSSGTNPFAAIAAGVACLWGPAHGGANEAALQMLEELLAQGGVDKLPEFVAKVKDKSSGVKLMGFGHRVYKNYDPRAKLMQETCREVLEALGLQDDPLFKLAMALEKVALEDEYFVSRKLYPNVDFYSGIVQRAIGIPTSLFTAIFALARTVGWVAQWNEMISDPDYKIGRPRQLYTGETARDVADLNAR; encoded by the coding sequence ATGAAACTATCCGATAAAAAAGCGACCCTGTCCTTCTCCGATGGGAGCCAGGGCGCCGAATTTCCGGTTTATCAAGGTACGGTGGGTCCGGACGTCGTCGACATTCGCAAGTTGTACGCACAAACCGGGATGTTTACGTTTGACCCCGGTTTCATGTCGACCGCCTCGTGCTCGTCCAGCATTACCTATATCGACGGCGACAAGGGCGAGCTGCTGTATCGCGGCTACCCGATCGAACAATTGGCCGTCAAGTGCGACTTCCTGGAAGTCTGCCACCTGATCATGAAGGGCGATCTGCCCGACGAAAAGGAAAAGGCGGACTTCGATCACCTCGTGACCCATCACACCATGGTGAACGAGCAGCTGCAGACCTTCCTGAAGGGCTTCCGCCGCGACGCGCACCCGATGGCGGTGCTGACCGGTCTGGTGGGCGCGCTGTCGGCGTTCTATCACGACTCGCTCGACATCACCAAGAAAGAACACCGCGACATCTCGTCGATCCGTCTGATCGCCAAGATGCCGACGCTGATCGCCATGGCGTACAAGTATTCGGTGGGCCAGCCTTTCATCTATCCGCAGAACAACCTGTCCTACACGGCCAACTTCCTGCGCATGATGTTCGGCAATCCTTGCGAAGAGTATGTGGTGAACGAAGTTGTCGAGCGCGCGCTTGACCGCATCTTCATCCTGCACGCAGAACACGAGCAGAACGCATCGACCTCGACCGTCCGCCTGTGCGGCTCGTCGGGCACCAACCCGTTCGCCGCGATCGCGGCCGGCGTGGCGTGCCTGTGGGGCCCCGCGCACGGTGGCGCCAACGAAGCCGCGCTGCAGATGCTCGAAGAGCTGCTGGCACAGGGCGGCGTCGACAAGCTGCCGGAATTCGTGGCCAAGGTGAAGGACAAGTCGTCGGGCGTCAAGCTGATGGGCTTCGGTCACCGCGTCTACAAGAACTACGATCCCCGCGCCAAGCTCATGCAAGAGACCTGCCGCGAAGTCCTGGAAGCGCTCGGTCTGCAAGACGATCCGCTGTTCAAGCTGGCCATGGCGCTGGAAAAGGTCGCCCTGGAAGACGAATACTTCGTGTCGCGCAAGCTGTACCCGAACGTCGACTTCTACTCGGGTATCGTCCAGCGCGCCATCGGCATCCCGACCTCGCTGTTCACCGCGATCTTCGCGCTGGCCCGCACCGTCGGCTGGGTGGCCCAGTGGAACGAAATGATCTCGGATCCCGACTACAAGATCGGCCGTCCTCGCCAGTTGTACACCGGTGAAACGGCTCGTGACGTAGCGGATTTGAACGCACGGTAA
- a CDS encoding 2-oxoglutarate dehydrogenase E1 component has product MSSLQESSTSYLFGGNAPYVEELYEAYLDNPGSVPDNWRTYFDQLQHMPAVDGNESTRDQAHAPVVESFAQRARSNGFLPRAADTDLAVASKQVHVQSIIAAYRFLGARWADLDPLQRTERPAIPELEPSFYGLTEADMDKVYSATNTYFTTAEHMTLRQIVKALRDTYCRSIGVEFMHITDPVIKRWIQQRLESTQATPSFTVDQKKHILDRLTAAEGLERYLHTKYVGQKRFSLEGGESFIASMDELIQHAGTRGIQEIVIGMAHRGRLNVLVNTLGKMPKDLFAEFEGKHNDDSLAAGDVKYHKGFSSDVTTRGGPVHLSLAFNPSHLEIVNPVVEGSARARQERRGMEGGKEVLPVLVHGDAAFIGQGVVMETLNLAQTRGYGTGGTVHLVINNQIGFTTSDPRDTRSTLYCTDVVKMIEAPVFHVNGDDPEAVVFATQMAMDFRAEFGKDVVVDIVCFRKLGHNEQDTPALTQPLMYKRIGQHPGTRKLYADKLVTQGVLTEGEGDEFVKNFRAAMDEGRHTVDPVLTNYKNKYAVDWSPFLNRKWTDVGDTAMPLAELKRLGERITTVPEDFKVHPIVEKVLNDRRAMARGELNLDWGMGEHLAFASLVSSGYPVRLTGQDSGRGTFTHRHAVLHDQKRERWDAGVYVPLQNVSEAQAPFRVIDSLLSEEAVMGFEYGYSAAEPNTLVCWEGQFGDFANGAQVVIDQFISSGEAKWGRQSGLVLMLPHGYEGQGPEHSSGRIERFLQLCADNNMQVVQPTTAAQIFHVLRRQMIRQFRKPLIIMTPKALLRNKAASSPLSDLTSGGFQTLIGETDETLDASKVKRLVLCSGKVYYDLMASRTERAATDVAIARVEQLYPFPHKMVAAEMKKYPGLTDVIWCQDEPQNQGPWFYVQHHLYENMTTGQKLGYAGRAASASPAVGYYAKHQEQLKALLDQAFGKMKGVFLTK; this is encoded by the coding sequence ATGTCCAGCCTACAAGAATCCAGTACCTCGTATCTGTTTGGGGGTAATGCGCCTTACGTAGAAGAGCTCTACGAGGCCTACCTCGACAACCCAGGATCGGTCCCCGATAACTGGCGTACGTATTTCGACCAGCTGCAGCACATGCCAGCAGTCGACGGTAACGAATCGACCCGCGATCAGGCTCACGCCCCCGTCGTCGAATCGTTTGCCCAACGCGCTCGAAGCAATGGCTTTCTGCCGCGCGCTGCCGACACCGACCTCGCCGTCGCGTCCAAGCAGGTTCATGTCCAATCGATCATTGCCGCGTACCGTTTCCTGGGTGCACGCTGGGCCGATCTCGACCCGCTGCAGCGCACCGAACGTCCGGCCATTCCCGAACTGGAGCCCAGCTTCTACGGGTTGACCGAAGCGGACATGGACAAGGTCTACTCGGCCACCAACACCTACTTCACGACCGCCGAGCACATGACGCTCCGCCAGATCGTGAAGGCGCTGCGCGACACGTATTGCCGCAGCATCGGTGTCGAATTCATGCACATCACCGATCCGGTCATCAAGCGCTGGATCCAGCAACGCCTGGAAAGCACCCAGGCCACGCCGTCGTTCACGGTCGACCAGAAGAAACACATCCTGGATCGCCTGACCGCCGCCGAAGGCCTGGAGCGCTATCTCCACACCAAATACGTCGGCCAGAAGCGTTTCTCCCTCGAAGGGGGCGAAAGCTTCATCGCGTCGATGGACGAACTGATTCAGCATGCCGGCACGCGCGGCATCCAGGAAATCGTGATCGGCATGGCCCACCGCGGCCGCCTGAACGTCCTGGTGAACACCCTGGGCAAGATGCCCAAGGACCTGTTTGCCGAATTCGAAGGCAAGCACAACGACGACAGCCTGGCTGCCGGCGACGTGAAGTACCACAAGGGCTTCTCGAGCGACGTCACCACGCGCGGTGGCCCGGTCCACCTGTCGCTCGCGTTCAACCCGTCGCACCTTGAAATCGTCAACCCCGTCGTCGAAGGCAGCGCCCGCGCCCGCCAGGAACGCCGCGGCATGGAAGGTGGCAAGGAAGTGCTGCCGGTGCTGGTGCACGGCGACGCGGCCTTCATCGGCCAGGGCGTCGTGATGGAAACGCTGAACCTGGCGCAAACCCGCGGCTACGGCACGGGCGGCACGGTGCACCTGGTCATCAACAACCAGATCGGTTTCACCACGTCCGACCCCCGCGACACCCGTTCGACCCTGTATTGCACCGACGTCGTCAAGATGATCGAAGCGCCCGTGTTCCATGTGAACGGCGACGATCCTGAAGCCGTCGTGTTCGCCACGCAGATGGCCATGGACTTCCGCGCCGAATTCGGCAAGGACGTCGTGGTCGACATCGTCTGCTTCCGCAAGCTGGGTCACAACGAACAAGATACGCCTGCCCTGACGCAGCCGCTGATGTACAAGCGCATCGGCCAGCATCCTGGCACGCGCAAGCTGTACGCCGACAAGCTGGTCACGCAAGGCGTGCTGACCGAAGGCGAGGGCGACGAGTTCGTCAAGAACTTCCGCGCCGCCATGGACGAAGGCCGCCACACGGTCGACCCCGTCCTGACCAACTACAAGAACAAGTACGCCGTCGACTGGTCGCCGTTCCTGAACCGCAAGTGGACCGACGTGGGCGACACCGCCATGCCGCTGGCTGAACTCAAGCGCCTGGGCGAACGCATCACGACCGTGCCGGAAGACTTCAAGGTCCATCCGATCGTCGAAAAGGTCCTGAACGATCGTCGCGCCATGGCGCGCGGCGAACTGAACCTCGACTGGGGCATGGGCGAGCATCTGGCGTTCGCCAGCCTGGTGTCATCGGGTTACCCGGTGCGTCTGACCGGTCAGGATTCGGGCCGCGGCACCTTCACGCACCGCCACGCTGTCCTGCATGACCAGAAGCGCGAGCGCTGGGACGCAGGCGTCTACGTGCCGCTGCAGAACGTGTCCGAAGCGCAGGCTCCGTTCCGCGTGATCGACTCGCTGCTGTCCGAAGAAGCCGTGATGGGCTTCGAATATGGCTACTCTGCTGCCGAGCCGAACACGCTCGTATGCTGGGAAGGCCAGTTCGGCGACTTCGCCAACGGCGCCCAGGTCGTAATCGACCAGTTCATCAGCTCCGGCGAAGCCAAGTGGGGCCGTCAGTCGGGTCTCGTGCTGATGCTGCCGCATGGCTACGAAGGCCAGGGTCCTGAACACTCGTCGGGCCGTATCGAACGCTTCCTGCAGCTTTGCGCCGACAACAACATGCAAGTCGTGCAGCCGACCACGGCAGCGCAGATCTTCCATGTGCTGCGTCGCCAGATGATCCGCCAGTTCCGCAAGCCGCTGATCATCATGACGCCGAAGGCGCTGCTGCGTAACAAGGCTGCCTCGTCGCCGCTGTCCGACCTGACGTCGGGTGGCTTCCAGACCCTGATCGGTGAAACCGACGAGACGCTCGACGCCTCGAAGGTCAAGCGCCTCGTGCTGTGCTCGGGCAAGGTCTACTATGACCTGATGGCCTCGCGCACCGAACGCGCCGCCACCGACGTGGCGATCGCCCGTGTCGAACAGCTGTATCCGTTCCCGCACAAGATGGTCGCTGCCGAAATGAAGAAGTATCCCGGCCTGACCGACGTCATCTGGTGCCAGGACGAGCCGCAAAACCAGGGTCCGTGGTTCTACGTACAGCATCATCTGTACGAGAACATGACCACCGGTCAGAAGCTCGGTTACGCAGGCCGTGCCGCATCGGCATCGCCGGCAGTGGGTTACTACGCCAAGCACCAGGAGCAGCTCAAGGCTTTGCTGGACCAGGCGTTCGGCAAGATGAAAGGGGTGTTCCTCACGAAGTAA